The following are encoded together in the Triticum dicoccoides isolate Atlit2015 ecotype Zavitan chromosome 6B, WEW_v2.0, whole genome shotgun sequence genome:
- the LOC119322046 gene encoding eukaryotic translation initiation factor 5-like, with the protein MALQNIGASNKDDAFYRYKMPRMLTKIEGRGNGIKTNIVNMVDIAKALARPASYTTKYFGCELGAQSKFDEKTGISLVNGAHDTSKLAGLLENFIKKYVQCYGCGNPETEVLISKKEMITLKCAACGFLSDVDMRDKLTTFILKNPPEAKKGGKDKKAMRRAEKERLKEGEAADEEMKKLKKDGKKKGASSKESTAKGVATKKKGAGGSDEEHVSSPRDADFAAAADDDDDDDDDVQWATDTSAEAARKRMEEQLSAATAEMVMLATEETEKKKKQAQHKDDGGANGTAKAEETSNGNQNGAKTTTPYDALVEEIKASLANAATAAQLKGLLSSSPLPLKDVMDALFEALFHGAAKGFAKDVVKNRKYLAAAVPDEAAQMLLLQSIEAFCGKCSAEALKELPVVLKALYDGDVLEEETIVQWYNEAVAAGKDSQVVKNAKPVVEWLQSAESDEE; encoded by the coding sequence ATGGCGCTGCAAAACATTGGTGCTTCAAACAAGGATGATGCCTTCTACAGGTACAAGATGCCCAGAATGTTGACCAAAATTGAAGGCCGTGGTAATGGCATCAAGACCAATATTGTGAACATGGTTGATATAGCAAAAGCACTTGCCAGGCCTGCTTCCTACACAACCAAGTACTTTGGATGTGAGCTTGGGGCACAATCAAAGTTTGATGAGAAGACGGGAATCTCCTTGGTCAATGGAGCCCATGACACTTCGAAGCTGGCTGGTCTGCTTGAGAACTTCATCAAGAAGTATGTCCAGTGTTATGGCTGTGGCAACCCTGAGACGGAGGTCCTCATCTCCAAGAAAGAGATGATAACTTTGAAATGTGCTGCCTGTGGCTTCCTCTCGGATGTTGACATGAGGGACAAGCTCACTACATTCATCCTGAAGAACCCACCAGAGGCAAAGAAAGGTGGCAAGGACAAGAAAGCTATGCGGAGGGCTGAGAAGGAGCGTCTGAAAGAAGGTGAAGCTGCTGATGAGGAGATGAAGAAACTCAAGAAGGATGGGAAGAAGAAAGGTGCTTCATCCAAGGAGAGTACTGCAAAAGGTGTTGCCACAAAGAAGAAGGGTGCTGGGGGCTCTGATGAGGAACATGTCTCATCACCAAGAGATGCTGACTTTGCAGCTGCTgcagacgatgatgatgacgatgatgatgatgtacAGTGGGCGACTGACACGTCAGCAGAGGCTGCGAGAAAGCGCATGGAGGAACAGCTGAGTGCAGCAACTGCTGAAATGGTTATGCTTGCCACTGAAGAGactgagaagaagaagaaacaggCCCAGCACAAGGATGATGGCGGTGCCAATGGCACAGCAAAGGCTGAAGAGACCTCCAACGGTAACCAGAATGGGGCCAAAACCACCACTCCCTATGATGCACTGGTTGAAGAGATCAAGGCCAGCCTAGCCAATGCTGCCACCGCAGCTCAGCTCAAGGGGTTGCTGTCCTCCTCGCCCCTGCCCCTGAAGGATGTGATGGATGCCCTCTTCGAGGCGCTCTTCCATGGTGCTGCCAAGGGGTTTGCGAAGGATGTGGTGAAGAACAGGAAGTACCTTGCTGCTGCTGTGCCTGATGAAGCCGCCCAGATGCTCCTGCTCCAGTCTATCGAGGCGTTCTGTGGCAAGTGCAGCGCCGAGGCCCTGAAGGAGCTGCCTGTCGTCCTGAAGGCCCTCTACGACGGAGACGTCCTCGAGGAAGAGACTATTGTGCAGTGGTACAATGAGGCTGTTGCTGCCGGCAAGGACTCCCAGGTCGTGAAGAATGCCAAGCCCGTCGTGGAGTGGCTCCAGAgcgctgagtctgacgaggagtGA